The Halobacterium hubeiense genome contains the following window.
TTCACCAGCGAATCCAAGGACGCCGTCGCGTCCGTCGAGGAAATCGAGGACGAAATCGAGCTGGCGGTCCGGGAGGCCGCCCGCGACCTCAAGTCGTTCCTCAACAAGCGCCAGTCGATGCGCAAGCGCCAGCAGAAGCAGAACGTCATCATGGACATCCTCCCCACGATGGCCGAGAAGGTCTCGGACATGACCGACAACGAGCCCCTCGACGTCGAGGACTCGCTGGCGCGCATCATGAACAACGTCCTCGTCGAGCGCGACCTCGACGGTGACGAGGTGACCCTGCGCGTCGAGAACCACGGCGACACCGCCGCGGACGTCGACGTCACCGACATCGTCACCGCCGAACCCGCCGACCCCACCGACGGCAACGTCGTGGAGATGGACGGCGAGTGGTTCGTGAAGTGGTCGCCGTCGGTCTCCGGCGGCGACACCGCGGAACTGACGTACAGCGTGGACGACGACGCGGAGTTCGACCTCTCCGTGCAGGGCGTCGAGGACGCCCGCCTCACCATCAACCAATGAGCGACGCAAACACCCCAGACACGCCGAAGGGCGACGACGCCCGCGACCAGCTCGTCGAGCTGGCCGAACAGTTCTACGACCAGTTCGCGGACGGGTCGGTCCCGAAGATGACCCTGCCCACGCGCTCGAAGTCCAACATCGAGTACGACGACGACTCCGACGTGTGGGTGTACGGCGACCGCACGAGCACGCGCTCGGCGAACTCCGTGCGGGGCGCGCGCAAGCTGTTGAAGTCCATCTACACCATCGACTTCCTCGCCCAGCAACTCGACGAGGACCGCTCTTCGACGCTGCGTGAGTTGTACTACCTCTCGGAGTCCTGGGACGAGGAGGAAGCCCAGTTCAACGACCAGAGCGAGTCCGACAAGCTCGTCGAGGACCTCGAAATCGTCTCCGGCGTGAAGCGCGAGGACTTCCACATGCGCCCCGAGGAGTCCGGCGCGAAGGTGATGGGGCCGCTGCGCATCCGCGAGCAGACCAACCGCGGCGACCGCGAGATTCACTGCCAGGACGACGTCGGGCAGGGCGGCTACCAGATTCCGAACAACCCCGACACCATCGAGTTCCTGGACTGCGACGCGGAGTTCGTGATGTGCGTGGAGACCGGCGGGATGCGCGACCGCCTCGTCGAGAACGGCTTCGACGACGAGTACGACTGTCTCGTCGTCCACCTCGGCGGCCAGCCGGCGCGCGCGACCCGCCGCCTGACCAAGCGCCTCCACGACGAACTCGGCCTCCCCATCACCGTGTTCACTGACGGCGACCCGTGGTCGTACCGCATCTTCGGCTCCGTCTCCTACGGCTCCATCAAGTCCGCACACCTCTCGGAGTATCTCGCCACCCCCGAAGCGCAGTTCGTGGGCATCCGCCCGCAGGACATCGTCGACTACGACCTGCCGACGGACCCGCTCTCGGATTCGGACGTGAACGCCCTCGAATCCGAGCTGGAGGACCCGCGCTTCCAGAGCGACTTCTGGACCGAACAGATAGAGCTCCAGCTCGACATCGACAAGAAGGCCGAACAGCAGGCGCTGGCCTCCCGCGGCCTCGATTTCGTCACGGACACCTACCTGCCCGAGCGCCTCGACGAGA
Protein-coding sequences here:
- a CDS encoding DNA topoisomerase IV subunit A, giving the protein MSDANTPDTPKGDDARDQLVELAEQFYDQFADGSVPKMTLPTRSKSNIEYDDDSDVWVYGDRTSTRSANSVRGARKLLKSIYTIDFLAQQLDEDRSSTLRELYYLSESWDEEEAQFNDQSESDKLVEDLEIVSGVKREDFHMRPEESGAKVMGPLRIREQTNRGDREIHCQDDVGQGGYQIPNNPDTIEFLDCDAEFVMCVETGGMRDRLVENGFDDEYDCLVVHLGGQPARATRRLTKRLHDELGLPITVFTDGDPWSYRIFGSVSYGSIKSAHLSEYLATPEAQFVGIRPQDIVDYDLPTDPLSDSDVNALESELEDPRFQSDFWTEQIELQLDIDKKAEQQALASRGLDFVTDTYLPERLDEMNVI